A window from Nitrospiraceae bacterium encodes these proteins:
- a CDS encoding 2,3-bisphosphoglycerate-dependent phosphoglycerate mutase yields the protein MARLILLRHGESQWNLENRFTGWVDVPLSPRGIQEAKNAGEKLRSFTFNRAFTSVLTRAIETLRLVLEAIGQTNIPIEKDKALNERMYGELQGLNKADTAKKYGDEQVKIWRRSYDIRPPGGESLKDTADRVLPYYENKIKPCVLKGETILIAAHGNSLRALVMQLEQLSKEQVLELNIPTGAPLLYEFDKNGIVANHRYL from the coding sequence ATGGCTCGGCTGATTCTCTTGCGTCATGGCGAATCGCAGTGGAACTTGGAAAACCGCTTCACCGGTTGGGTCGACGTGCCCCTCTCACCTCGCGGCATTCAGGAAGCCAAGAATGCCGGGGAAAAACTGCGCAGCTTCACGTTCAATCGAGCGTTTACGTCGGTCCTCACTCGCGCCATTGAAACTCTCCGTCTGGTGCTCGAGGCCATCGGTCAGACGAACATCCCTATCGAAAAGGACAAGGCCCTCAACGAACGGATGTACGGGGAATTACAAGGATTGAATAAGGCCGACACGGCGAAGAAATACGGTGATGAGCAGGTGAAGATCTGGCGGCGCAGCTACGACATACGTCCACCGGGGGGTGAGAGTCTCAAAGACACGGCCGATCGTGTGTTGCCCTACTACGAGAATAAAATCAAACCCTGCGTCCTCAAGGGCGAGACGATCTTGATCGCCGCTCATGGGAACAGTCTCCGGGCCTTGGTCATGCAACTGGAACAACTGTCGAAGGAGCAGGTCCTTGAGTTGAATATTCCGACAGGGGCGCCGTTGTTGTATGAATTCGACAAGAACGGGATAGTGGCGAATCACCGCTACCTCTAG
- a CDS encoding ATP-grasp domain-containing protein produces MRRLRVLVLMHEDLVPPDPRSGRKPEMAEWKTEYDVVSTLRKLGHDVKPLGVKSDLGVIRAAVEEWRPHIAFNLLEEFDGVAVYDQNVVSYLELLRVPYTGCNPRGLMLARDKVLSKKLFSFHRIPFPEFTVVPQGRLVKRPSRLSFPLIVKSVTEEASLGISQASIVQDDERLKERVAFIHNSVGTSALIERYIEGREFYVGLMGNGHLHAFPVWELIMDRLPDDARRIATERVKWSRKYQEKYGIRSEEAKNLPEQKIEEIQHLAKRVYRALDLSGYARIDLRMDGQENVYVLEANPNPQIAHDEDFADSAERAGYSYKDLLQELLAIGLRWQPAKAA; encoded by the coding sequence ATGAGACGACTGCGCGTCCTTGTCCTCATGCACGAGGATCTTGTTCCGCCGGATCCTCGTTCTGGACGAAAGCCTGAGATGGCTGAGTGGAAGACGGAGTATGATGTCGTGTCGACGCTCCGCAAGCTGGGCCATGACGTGAAGCCACTGGGCGTCAAGAGCGATCTGGGCGTCATTCGTGCGGCAGTGGAAGAGTGGCGGCCTCATATTGCGTTCAACCTCTTGGAAGAATTCGATGGAGTCGCGGTCTATGACCAGAACGTCGTGTCCTATCTCGAATTGCTTCGCGTGCCCTACACCGGCTGTAATCCACGAGGATTAATGCTGGCTCGCGACAAGGTCCTGTCGAAAAAGCTCTTCTCATTCCATCGCATCCCATTTCCGGAGTTCACAGTGGTGCCGCAAGGCCGTCTCGTGAAGCGGCCGTCCCGGCTCTCGTTTCCTCTGATCGTCAAATCAGTGACGGAAGAAGCGTCACTGGGTATTTCACAAGCTTCGATCGTCCAGGACGATGAGCGGCTCAAAGAACGAGTCGCGTTTATCCATAACAGCGTCGGAACCAGCGCTCTGATCGAGCGTTATATCGAGGGCCGGGAATTCTATGTGGGTCTGATGGGTAATGGACATCTGCATGCATTTCCAGTGTGGGAACTGATCATGGATAGGCTTCCGGACGATGCCCGGAGGATTGCCACCGAGCGAGTCAAGTGGAGCCGCAAGTATCAGGAGAAATACGGGATTCGCTCGGAAGAAGCAAAAAATTTACCGGAACAGAAGATTGAAGAAATTCAACATCTCGCGAAGCGAGTGTATCGTGCCCTTGACCTCAGTGGCTATGCCCGAATTGATCTCCGCATGGACGGACAGGAGAACGTCTATGTCCTCGAGGCCAATCCAAATCCTCAAATAGCCCACGACGAAGACTTCGCCGATTCAGCCGAGCGAGCCGGCTATTCTTACAAGGACCTATTACAAGAGTTGCTCGCTATCGGCCTTCGCTGGCAGCCCGCGAAAGCTGCATAA
- a CDS encoding putative zinc-binding metallopeptidase, with translation MQRTSLHGFPGVESRQSEPEWASWPDEKLLDLPMCRLGVSLESGFLSKQIEQLYLELEAKHLRFRPHFWISNEWFTPDGVPGIAVPFYLAHPRLVKLELAQMLEVEGGTPEWCMRILRHEAGHAIENAYRIRRLRSRQQVFGKSSQPYPQYYRPRPYSRSFVRHLDVWYAQSHPDEDFAETFAVWLTPDSTWIDRYKGWPVLKKLQYLDGLLKSLADMPPKVVTKEEVDPIQTIKKTLREHYDRKRSHYGVERPSFYDPDLKRLFSDAPAHADRMPAATFLKRFRKEVRRKVAGWTGEYQYTIDQVLEDMIQRCRELGLRLPIPEEQAKLDYTILLTVHTMNYLRSGRHKVAV, from the coding sequence ATGCAGCGAACGTCACTGCACGGATTTCCGGGAGTGGAGTCCCGGCAATCAGAGCCGGAATGGGCTTCCTGGCCAGATGAGAAGCTGTTGGATCTCCCCATGTGCCGGCTTGGGGTGAGTCTCGAAAGCGGATTCTTGTCGAAACAGATCGAACAGCTGTATCTGGAGCTTGAAGCCAAGCACTTACGGTTCCGTCCTCACTTCTGGATCTCCAACGAATGGTTCACGCCGGATGGTGTGCCCGGCATCGCCGTGCCTTTCTATCTCGCCCATCCTCGACTCGTCAAACTCGAACTCGCGCAGATGTTGGAAGTCGAAGGCGGTACGCCGGAATGGTGTATGCGCATCTTAAGGCATGAGGCAGGCCATGCAATTGAAAACGCCTACCGGATTCGTCGCTTGCGAAGTCGCCAACAGGTCTTTGGAAAATCGTCTCAACCCTATCCGCAATATTACAGGCCCCGTCCCTACAGCCGGAGCTTCGTGCGTCATCTGGACGTCTGGTATGCCCAAAGCCATCCTGACGAAGATTTTGCCGAAACGTTTGCCGTGTGGCTGACGCCGGATAGTACATGGATCGATCGGTATAAGGGCTGGCCGGTGTTAAAAAAACTCCAGTATCTGGATGGTCTTCTAAAGAGTCTGGCGGATATGCCGCCCAAAGTGGTCACCAAGGAAGAGGTTGACCCGATCCAGACGATCAAGAAAACGCTGCGCGAACATTATGACCGAAAGAGAAGTCATTATGGCGTGGAGCGCCCCTCCTTCTACGATCCAGACTTGAAACGACTCTTCTCGGATGCGCCAGCGCATGCCGATAGGATGCCGGCCGCAACGTTCCTGAAACGCTTTCGCAAGGAGGTCCGCCGCAAGGTTGCTGGGTGGACCGGAGAATATCAATACACGATCGATCAGGTGCTGGAGGACATGATCCAGCGCTGCCGTGAGTTGGGCTTACGCCTGCCGATACCGGAAGAACAGGCCAAGCTGGATTATACGATTCTGCTGACCGTCCACACGATGAATTATCTTCGAAGCGGCAGGCACAAGGTGGCGGTATGA
- the ttcA gene encoding tRNA 2-thiocytidine(32) synthetase TtcA: protein MQIPTKRMPSLSKLDEATEQLQTRLLRLVGQTIAEYGLIEDGDKVMVCVSGGKDSYGLLDLLLVLQRRAPIRFDLVAVNLDQKQPGFPAHILPEYLTAAGIPFHVEQRDTYSIVKRLIPEGQTTCSLCSRLRRGHLYRVASELGATKIALGHHRDDILETLLLNLFYTGKLKTMPPKLRSKDGHHLVIRPLSAVREADLARYAELRSFPIIPCDLCGSQEDLKRKQIKAFLSEWEQRSPGCADSMFAALSNVAPALLLDKQLFDFDSLRSSQHVEGDEDAWLDHDPEAHA from the coding sequence ATGCAGATCCCAACCAAACGGATGCCGTCACTGTCCAAACTCGATGAGGCCACCGAGCAGCTGCAAACCCGCCTGCTTCGTCTCGTCGGCCAAACCATCGCCGAGTATGGGCTGATCGAGGATGGCGACAAGGTCATGGTGTGCGTCTCGGGTGGGAAAGACAGCTATGGCCTGCTCGATCTCCTGCTCGTGCTCCAACGGCGGGCACCGATTCGCTTCGATCTCGTAGCGGTGAATCTCGATCAAAAGCAGCCCGGCTTTCCTGCCCATATCCTCCCCGAGTACCTCACGGCGGCGGGAATTCCCTTCCACGTCGAGCAACGAGACACATACTCGATCGTCAAACGGCTCATTCCTGAAGGACAGACGACTTGTTCACTCTGCTCACGCCTACGTCGTGGGCACCTGTACCGCGTTGCCTCGGAGCTGGGTGCCACCAAGATCGCGCTCGGTCACCACCGCGACGATATTCTTGAAACGCTCCTCTTGAATTTATTCTACACCGGAAAACTGAAGACGATGCCGCCAAAACTCCGTTCGAAGGACGGGCATCATCTTGTTATCCGCCCTCTGTCAGCCGTACGAGAAGCTGATCTCGCTCGCTATGCCGAATTGCGTTCCTTTCCAATCATCCCATGCGACCTCTGTGGCTCTCAAGAAGATCTCAAGCGGAAGCAGATAAAGGCCTTCCTGTCCGAATGGGAACAACGTTCGCCCGGATGCGCGGACAGTATGTTTGCGGCCTTATCAAATGTCGCACCGGCACTGTTACTGGACAAACAGCTGTTCGATTTTGATTCGCTGCGCAGCTCACAGCACGTTGAGGGAGACGAAGACGCCTGGTTGGATCACGATCCTGAGGCTCACGCGTGA